The following are encoded together in the Anaerostipes caccae L1-92 genome:
- a CDS encoding radical SAM protein — protein MEYEGMVYRPPSEAYSLIIQVTIGCSQNDCIFCNMYKEKRFRMRPLQDVLADFREAREYYNSIGKIFLADGDALICKNEYLNEILKYIREEIPECRQVTCYASPKSVMIKTKEELRELRENGLDMVYMGLESGNAQVLKFMKKGATPDEMIQSASKIKQAGIRLSVTAISGLGGKKLWMEHAVDTGKVFSAMKPDYIGLLTLMIEPGLPLEEKIRSGEFELITPYDNLKETKLMLEHMDCPGCIFRSNHASNYVNLRGTLNEDRDKMIAKLDEAIQGNLHLKEEWMRGF, from the coding sequence ATGGAATATGAAGGAATGGTGTACAGACCGCCCAGTGAGGCATACAGTCTGATCATACAAGTGACCATCGGATGCAGCCAGAATGACTGTATCTTCTGTAATATGTACAAAGAAAAAAGATTCAGGATGAGGCCGCTTCAGGATGTTCTGGCCGATTTCAGGGAGGCAAGAGAGTACTACAATTCAATCGGAAAGATTTTTCTCGCAGACGGAGATGCCCTGATTTGTAAAAATGAATATCTGAACGAGATTCTTAAATATATTCGTGAAGAAATTCCGGAATGCCGGCAGGTCACCTGCTATGCTTCCCCTAAGAGTGTCATGATTAAAACAAAGGAGGAACTTCGGGAACTGAGAGAAAACGGCCTGGATATGGTATACATGGGCCTGGAATCGGGAAATGCCCAGGTGCTTAAGTTCATGAAAAAGGGAGCCACGCCGGATGAGATGATACAGTCTGCATCCAAGATAAAACAGGCGGGTATCCGGCTGTCAGTGACGGCTATTTCGGGGCTGGGAGGAAAAAAGCTGTGGATGGAGCATGCGGTTGATACAGGGAAAGTTTTTTCTGCAATGAAACCGGATTATATAGGCCTGCTGACATTGATGATAGAACCCGGACTTCCGCTGGAAGAAAAGATCAGAAGCGGAGAGTTTGAACTGATCACTCCCTATGATAATCTGAAAGAGACAAAATTGATGCTGGAACATATGGACTGTCCGGGATGTATCTTCCGGTCCAACCATGCGTCCAATTATGTCAATTTGAGAGGAACCTTGAATGAAGACAGGGATAAAATGATCGCGAAGCTAGATGAGGCGATACAGGGCAATCTGCATTTGAAAGAAGAATGGATGAGAGGATTTTAA
- a CDS encoding phosphoglycerate kinase produces the protein MLNKKSVDDINVKGKKVLVRCDFNVPLQDGKITDENRLVAALPTLKKLIADGGKLILCSHLGKPKGEPKPELSLAPVAARLSELLGQEVKFAADDNVVGPNAKAAADAMQDGDVILLQNTRYRAEETKNGEEFSKELAGLCDVFVNDAFGTAHRAHCSNVGVTQFVDTAVVGYLMQKEIDFLGNAVNNPERPMVAILGGAKVSSKISVINNLLDKVDTLIIGGGMAYTFMKALGEEVGDSLLEADYLDYAKEMMDKAKEKGVNLLIPVDTVVADDFSNDANIKTVERGGIEAGWQGLDIGPKTRALFADALKDAKTVVWNGPMGCFEMPNFAAGTVAVAEALAEIDATTIIGGGDSAAAVNQLGFGDKMTHISTGGGASLEFLEGKELPGVAAANDK, from the coding sequence ATGTTAAACAAAAAATCAGTAGATGATATCAACGTAAAAGGAAAGAAAGTCTTAGTGCGCTGTGACTTCAACGTTCCGCTTCAGGACGGGAAGATCACAGATGAAAACCGTTTGGTTGCGGCCCTTCCTACATTAAAGAAGTTAATCGCAGACGGCGGAAAACTCATTCTCTGCTCTCATTTAGGAAAGCCGAAAGGAGAGCCAAAACCGGAATTATCTCTTGCACCGGTAGCAGCACGTTTGAGTGAGTTATTAGGTCAGGAAGTAAAGTTTGCAGCAGACGATAACGTTGTAGGACCGAATGCGAAAGCAGCGGCAGATGCAATGCAGGACGGAGATGTCATTTTACTCCAGAATACACGTTACAGAGCAGAAGAGACAAAGAATGGGGAAGAATTCAGCAAAGAACTTGCAGGCCTCTGCGATGTATTTGTAAATGATGCTTTTGGAACTGCTCACAGAGCTCACTGTTCTAACGTGGGAGTTACACAGTTCGTAGACACTGCAGTTGTAGGATACTTAATGCAGAAAGAGATCGATTTCTTAGGAAATGCAGTCAACAATCCGGAACGCCCTATGGTAGCGATTTTAGGAGGAGCCAAGGTTTCCTCTAAAATTTCTGTTATCAACAATCTTTTAGACAAGGTTGATACACTGATCATTGGCGGCGGTATGGCTTATACATTCATGAAAGCATTGGGAGAAGAAGTCGGAGATTCCTTACTGGAAGCTGACTACTTAGACTATGCAAAAGAAATGATGGATAAAGCAAAAGAAAAAGGTGTGAACCTGCTGATCCCTGTTGATACCGTAGTTGCTGATGACTTCTCCAATGACGCCAACATCAAGACCGTAGAGAGAGGCGGAATTGAAGCAGGATGGCAGGGACTTGACATCGGACCGAAGACAAGAGCATTATTTGCGGATGCCTTAAAAGATGCAAAGACAGTTGTATGGAACGGACCTATGGGATGTTTCGAGATGCCGAACTTTGCGGCAGGAACTGTGGCAGTTGCAGAGGCACTGGCTGAGATTGATGCTACAACGATCATCGGCGGAGGAGATTCCGCAGCAGCAGTAAACCAGCTTGGTTTCGGTGATAAGATGACACATATTTCCACAGGCGGCGGAGCATCTCTGGAATTCCTGGAAGGAAAAGAATTACCGGGTGTTGCAGCGGCAAATGATAAATAA
- a CDS encoding Na/Pi cotransporter family protein, whose protein sequence is MSTLDHLGNLFAFAGGLGMFLYGMNVMADGLQKTAGNKMRQLLGYLTNNRFLGVLVGALVTAIIQSSSATTVMVVGFVNAGIMNLTQAAGVIMGANVGTTITAWLVSANEWAGALKPEFFAPLILAIGAFIVTFSNKQKLNQKAEIAVGFGVLFIGLSFMSSSIGVYQSSPIFAKAFEVLGGNPILGILVGAVVTAIIQSSSASVGILQTLAMKGIVNWRSAVFITLGQNIGTCITALLSSAGANKTAKRAAVIHLSFNIIGAAIYGIIMTIFFGVFDHLAMQHISSTEISIFHSIFNVSVTVLLFPFANVLVKLSGLIIHEEPEDEEDEEVEEMVLRHLDPRILETPSFAVENAVKEVVRMGDIVLKNMKRVTKEAMNPQPSEKQLDKVFRDEKVINHLETMITGYLVKISNLALTEKQSKIVTDLFYTISDIERAGDHVENIAEFMQTKHDDKIAFSDLAKDELHKMTAQVIKTFDYAIRAIEKDDVEIAKQAIQGEEEVDRIEKQYRKQHIKRLERESCLPEAGVIYIDMMTSLERISDYADNIANYIIDENEK, encoded by the coding sequence ATGAGTACATTAGATCATCTGGGGAACCTGTTTGCCTTTGCCGGCGGATTAGGTATGTTTCTCTATGGAATGAATGTGATGGCGGACGGACTGCAGAAGACTGCCGGCAATAAGATGCGGCAGCTGCTGGGATATCTGACCAACAACCGCTTCTTAGGAGTTTTAGTGGGAGCTTTGGTCACTGCCATCATCCAGAGCAGTTCGGCAACTACCGTTATGGTCGTAGGTTTTGTGAATGCAGGCATCATGAACCTTACCCAGGCAGCAGGCGTTATTATGGGTGCGAACGTCGGAACTACGATCACCGCATGGCTTGTATCGGCAAATGAATGGGCAGGGGCGCTGAAACCTGAATTTTTTGCACCGCTGATTTTAGCCATCGGAGCATTTATTGTAACTTTTTCAAATAAACAAAAGTTAAACCAGAAGGCAGAGATTGCCGTAGGTTTCGGTGTTCTCTTCATCGGACTCTCTTTTATGTCCAGTTCCATCGGGGTATATCAGAGCAGCCCTATTTTCGCAAAGGCTTTTGAAGTTCTCGGGGGGAATCCTATTTTAGGAATTCTTGTAGGAGCTGTCGTTACAGCGATCATTCAGAGTTCTTCCGCATCCGTGGGTATTCTCCAGACACTTGCCATGAAGGGCATTGTAAACTGGCGCTCCGCCGTTTTTATTACGCTGGGGCAGAATATCGGTACATGTATCACGGCTCTTTTATCCAGTGCGGGAGCAAATAAAACCGCAAAAAGGGCGGCGGTGATCCATTTATCTTTTAACATCATCGGAGCTGCTATCTATGGAATTATCATGACCATTTTCTTCGGCGTGTTTGACCATTTGGCCATGCAGCATATTTCGAGTACGGAGATCTCTATTTTCCATTCTATCTTCAATGTATCAGTTACCGTACTGCTGTTCCCGTTCGCCAATGTATTGGTGAAACTGTCAGGACTGATTATCCATGAAGAGCCGGAAGATGAGGAAGACGAGGAAGTAGAAGAGATGGTGCTGCGCCACCTGGATCCGCGTATCTTAGAAACTCCTTCTTTTGCGGTGGAAAACGCAGTCAAAGAAGTAGTGCGCATGGGTGACATCGTTCTGAAGAATATGAAGCGTGTTACAAAGGAAGCTATGAATCCGCAGCCGAGTGAGAAACAGCTGGACAAGGTGTTCAGGGATGAAAAGGTCATCAATCATTTAGAAACTATGATCACCGGATATCTTGTGAAGATCAGCAATCTGGCGCTGACGGAGAAACAGAGTAAAATTGTCACGGATTTATTCTACACTATATCGGATATTGAAAGAGCGGGAGATCACGTAGAGAATATTGCTGAATTTATGCAGACGAAGCATGACGACAAAATTGCATTTTCTGATCTGGCAAAGGACGAATTGCACAAAATGACGGCACAGGTCATTAAAACATTTGATTATGCCATCAGAGCGATTGAGAAAGATGATGTGGAAATTGCAAAACAGGCCATTCAGGGAGAGGAAGAAGTAGACAGAATAGAAAAACAGTACCGGAAACAGCATATTAAACGGCTGGAACGGGAATCCTGCCTGCCGGAGGCTGGTGTGATCTATATTGATATGATGACAAGTCTGGAGCGTATTTCTGACTATGCAGACAATATTGCCAATTATATCATTGATGAGAATGAGAAATAA
- the eno gene encoding phosphopyruvate hydratase has product MKYGLSIEDVIGREVLDSRGNPTVEVEVLLSNGHFGTALVPSGASTGKFEAIELRDREKRYGGMGVETAVNHVNHRIADRLVGKNALNQIEIDQIMIEADGTENKEKFGANAILGASLATARAAANGLGIPLYQYLGGSFACKLPVPMMNILNGGKHADNTVDFQEFMIAPVGAETFKEALMMGTEIYHKLKSILKENHLSTGVGDEGGFAPNLESSEAALDLLVKAIENAGYKAGEQIMIAMDCAASEIYDEDEDVYYFPGESQMTGKEIRRNSEEMVQYYEQLTEHYPIFSIEDGLNEEDAPGWKVLTYRLGEKILLVGDDLFVTNKKRLTDGIENDMANSILIKPNQIGTLTETLDAIETAKRAGYKTIISHRSGETEDTTIADIAVATNSGLIKTGAPCRSDRTAKYNRLLRIEEELGACKRYGLYL; this is encoded by the coding sequence TTGAAATATGGCTTGTCAATAGAAGATGTGATAGGAAGAGAAGTTTTAGACTCAAGAGGAAACCCTACGGTGGAAGTGGAGGTATTGCTGTCCAATGGACATTTTGGAACCGCACTGGTGCCGTCCGGAGCCTCCACGGGTAAATTTGAGGCGATAGAGCTTCGTGACCGTGAAAAACGCTATGGAGGAATGGGAGTAGAAACAGCTGTGAATCACGTGAATCATCGTATCGCAGACCGTCTGGTAGGAAAAAATGCATTGAACCAGATTGAGATCGATCAGATTATGATTGAAGCGGATGGAACAGAAAATAAGGAAAAGTTTGGGGCAAATGCCATCCTTGGAGCCTCACTGGCCACTGCCAGAGCTGCCGCAAACGGATTGGGCATTCCGCTGTATCAGTATTTAGGGGGAAGTTTCGCGTGTAAGCTGCCGGTTCCGATGATGAATATCTTAAACGGAGGAAAGCATGCAGATAACACGGTAGATTTTCAGGAATTTATGATTGCTCCGGTTGGAGCAGAGACCTTCAAAGAAGCGCTGATGATGGGAACAGAGATTTATCATAAGTTAAAGAGTATTCTAAAAGAAAATCATCTGAGCACCGGGGTTGGAGATGAGGGCGGTTTCGCACCGAATCTGGAAAGCTCGGAGGCGGCATTGGACCTGCTGGTAAAAGCCATTGAAAATGCGGGCTATAAGGCAGGGGAACAGATCATGATTGCTATGGACTGTGCTGCGTCAGAAATTTATGATGAAGATGAGGATGTTTATTATTTCCCGGGTGAGAGCCAGATGACCGGAAAAGAGATTCGGAGAAATTCTGAAGAAATGGTTCAATATTATGAACAGCTCACCGAACATTATCCGATCTTTTCCATTGAAGACGGATTAAATGAGGAAGACGCGCCCGGATGGAAAGTACTCACATACCGTCTGGGAGAAAAAATACTTCTGGTAGGCGACGACTTATTTGTTACAAATAAGAAACGTCTGACAGATGGTATTGAGAATGATATGGCAAACAGTATCCTGATCAAGCCGAATCAGATCGGGACACTGACAGAAACCCTGGATGCCATAGAGACTGCAAAAAGGGCAGGATATAAAACAATCATTTCTCATCGGTCCGGAGAGACAGAGGATACAACAATCGCGGATATCGCAGTGGCGACAAACAGCGGACTGATCAAAACAGGAGCACCCTGCCGTTCTGACCGAACAGCAAAATACAACCGGCTGCTGAGAATTGAGGAAGAATTGGGAGCCTGCAAGCGATATGGATTGTATTTATAG
- the secG gene encoding preprotein translocase subunit SecG, whose product MKTALTILFLISCVVLIILVLMQEGKEAGLGSLTGSTTSGTYWSKNKGRSREGNIIKATTLFTVIFFVTAALLCSRFL is encoded by the coding sequence ATGAAGACGGCATTAACTATATTATTTTTAATATCGTGCGTTGTTCTAATCATATTAGTATTGATGCAAGAAGGAAAAGAAGCTGGATTGGGATCGCTGACAGGATCTACAACCTCCGGCACATATTGGAGCAAAAACAAAGGCCGTTCCAGAGAAGGGAACATTATAAAAGCGACAACCCTGTTTACCGTCATCTTTTTTGTGACAGCAGCGCTCCTTTGTTCCAGATTTCTTTAG
- a CDS encoding L,D-transpeptidase family protein has product MVKKRWMAIVLMAVLIWNMAGTNLETRTAYAASKQTIWQKKFSQYRYNKSVNQLIFVKYKKKSKATVYMYQKRDHKWKRILKCKGYVGKKGIHKKREGDLKTPSGTFGFTGAFGIKKNPGAKMNYTRVNKYLYWCGDKKYYNRLIDVRKKKHRCRGEHLIDYKPHYYYGMFLNYNPKHKYKKGSAIFLHCKGKKPYTAGCIAVSRKNMKKIIKNAESGARICIYRK; this is encoded by the coding sequence ATGGTGAAAAAAAGATGGATGGCAATCGTTCTTATGGCAGTGCTCATTTGGAATATGGCAGGAACAAATTTAGAAACCCGAACGGCCTATGCAGCGTCTAAACAGACAATATGGCAAAAAAAGTTCAGTCAGTACCGGTATAACAAGTCAGTAAACCAGCTGATTTTTGTGAAATACAAAAAGAAATCAAAAGCAACTGTCTATATGTATCAAAAAAGAGATCATAAATGGAAGCGCATTTTGAAATGTAAAGGTTATGTAGGGAAAAAAGGAATCCACAAGAAGAGGGAAGGAGATCTGAAGACACCTTCCGGCACTTTTGGATTCACAGGTGCTTTTGGGATCAAAAAAAATCCGGGTGCAAAGATGAATTATACCAGAGTCAATAAGTACCTCTACTGGTGCGGGGATAAAAAATATTATAATCGGCTGATAGACGTGAGAAAAAAGAAGCACCGCTGCCGCGGAGAGCATCTGATTGACTATAAACCACATTATTATTATGGAATGTTTCTTAATTATAATCCAAAACATAAATATAAAAAAGGATCTGCAATATTTCTCCACTGTAAAGGAAAGAAGCCGTACACGGCAGGATGTATTGCAGTAAGCCGGAAGAACATGAAGAAGATCATAAAAAATGCGGAATCTGGGGCAAGGATCTGCATTTACCGAAAATAA
- the gap gene encoding type I glyceraldehyde-3-phosphate dehydrogenase: MAVKVAINGFGRIGRLAFRQMFGAEGYEVVAINDLTNPKMLAHLLKYDSAQGRYALGDKVEAKESSIVVDGKEIEIYAEADATKLPWGELDVDVVLECTGFYTSKDKASAHVQAGAKKVVISAPAGNDLPTIVYNVNHDTLTKEDTVISAASCTTNCLAPMADALNKYAAIQSGIMLTVHAYTGDQMTLDGPQRKGDLRRARAAAVNIVPNSTGAAKAIGLVIPELNGKLIGSAQRVPVPTGSTTLLTAVVKGDNVTVEGINAAMKAAATESFGYTEEELVSSDIIGIKYGSLFDATQTMVTEVGDGLYEVQVVSWYDNENSYTSQMVRTIKYFAELA; encoded by the coding sequence ATGGCAGTAAAAGTAGCGATTAATGGATTTGGACGTATTGGACGTCTTGCATTCAGACAGATGTTCGGAGCTGAAGGTTATGAAGTTGTAGCAATCAACGATTTAACAAATCCTAAGATGTTAGCACACTTATTAAAGTATGATTCTGCACAGGGAAGATACGCATTAGGCGACAAAGTAGAAGCAAAAGAATCTTCTATCGTAGTAGACGGAAAAGAAATCGAAATCTATGCAGAAGCAGACGCAACAAAACTTCCTTGGGGAGAATTAGACGTAGACGTTGTATTAGAATGTACAGGATTCTACACATCTAAAGACAAAGCATCTGCACACGTTCAGGCAGGAGCTAAAAAGGTTGTTATTTCTGCACCGGCTGGAAACGATCTTCCAACTATCGTATACAATGTAAACCATGATACACTGACAAAAGAAGATACAGTCATCTCAGCAGCTTCTTGTACAACAAACTGCTTAGCACCTATGGCTGATGCACTTAACAAGTATGCAGCAATCCAGTCTGGTATCATGTTAACAGTACATGCTTACACAGGAGATCAGATGACTCTTGACGGACCTCAGAGAAAAGGTGACTTAAGAAGAGCACGTGCAGCTGCAGTGAACATCGTTCCTAACTCTACAGGAGCTGCAAAAGCTATCGGATTAGTTATTCCGGAATTAAACGGAAAATTAATCGGATCTGCTCAGCGTGTACCGGTTCCTACAGGATCTACAACACTTTTAACAGCAGTTGTTAAAGGTGACAATGTAACTGTAGAAGGAATCAACGCAGCTATGAAAGCAGCAGCTACAGAGTCTTTCGGATATACAGAAGAAGAATTAGTATCTTCTGACATCATCGGAATCAAATATGGTTCATTATTCGATGCAACTCAGACAATGGTTACTGAAGTTGGTGACGGATTATACGAAGTTCAGGTTGTTTCTTGGTATGACAATGAAAACTCTTACACAAGCCAGATGGTAAGAACAATCAAATACTTTGCAGAATTAGCATAA
- the gpmI gene encoding 2,3-bisphosphoglycerate-independent phosphoglycerate mutase has protein sequence MSKKPTVLMILDGYGLNDKKEGNAIAAANTPVMDELMKTCPFVPGNASGMAVGLPEGQMGNSEVGHLNMGAGRIVYQELTRITKEIQDGDFFENEALLQAVENCKKNGSALHAMGLVSDGGVHSHNTHLYGLLELAKRNNIEKVYVHAFLDGRDTAPTSGKGFVEELEAKMKEIGVGKVATVSGRYYAMDRDNRWDRVEKAYKALVMGEGVMKDSAVDAIADSYKEEVNDEFVLPTVITENGEPTATIKENDSVIFFNFRPDRAREITRAICDDKFDSFERPNGYFKTTYVCFTEYDATIPNKLVAFHKVEIKNTFGEFLAEQGLKQLRLAETEKYAHVTFFFNGGVEVPNEGEERILVKSPSVATYDLQPEMSAMEVGSKLVEAIESDQYDVIIVNFANPDMVGHTGICDAAVKAIETVDGCVGRAVEAIKKTDGQMFICADHGNAEQLVDYVTGAPFTAHTINQVPFILVNYKDGVKLREGGCLADIAPTLIEMMGLEQPEDMTGKSLLVK, from the coding sequence ATGAGCAAGAAACCTACCGTTTTAATGATTTTAGATGGTTACGGATTGAATGATAAGAAAGAAGGCAACGCGATTGCGGCAGCCAATACACCGGTCATGGACGAACTGATGAAGACATGCCCGTTTGTTCCGGGAAATGCATCCGGCATGGCAGTAGGCCTTCCGGAAGGGCAGATGGGAAATTCTGAAGTGGGACACTTGAATATGGGTGCCGGAAGAATCGTATATCAGGAGCTGACAAGAATCACAAAAGAGATCCAGGATGGAGATTTCTTTGAGAACGAAGCGCTGCTCCAGGCAGTAGAAAACTGTAAGAAGAATGGAAGTGCACTTCATGCAATGGGATTAGTATCTGATGGCGGGGTACATAGCCACAATACACATCTGTATGGATTATTAGAACTCGCAAAGAGAAATAATATTGAAAAAGTCTATGTACATGCATTCTTAGACGGACGTGATACAGCACCTACTTCCGGAAAAGGATTTGTAGAAGAGCTGGAAGCAAAGATGAAAGAGATCGGTGTAGGAAAGGTTGCCACTGTCTCCGGACGTTACTATGCAATGGACCGTGACAATCGCTGGGACCGTGTGGAGAAAGCATACAAAGCTCTTGTCATGGGAGAAGGTGTAATGAAAGACTCCGCCGTGGATGCCATCGCAGATTCCTACAAAGAAGAAGTGAACGATGAGTTCGTTCTGCCGACTGTTATTACTGAAAATGGAGAACCGACTGCCACGATCAAAGAAAATGATTCTGTCATCTTCTTTAACTTCCGCCCGGACCGGGCAAGAGAAATCACCAGGGCAATCTGTGATGACAAATTTGACAGCTTTGAGCGTCCAAATGGTTACTTTAAGACAACTTATGTATGCTTTACAGAATACGATGCTACAATTCCAAATAAGCTGGTGGCATTCCACAAAGTAGAGATTAAGAATACATTTGGTGAATTCCTGGCAGAACAGGGGTTAAAACAGCTTCGTCTGGCCGAGACAGAGAAGTATGCACACGTTACCTTCTTCTTCAACGGAGGCGTAGAAGTTCCGAATGAAGGAGAGGAGAGAATCCTTGTGAAGTCACCGTCTGTGGCAACTTATGACCTGCAGCCGGAGATGAGCGCCATGGAAGTGGGCAGCAAACTTGTGGAAGCTATCGAGTCTGACCAGTATGATGTGATCATCGTTAACTTTGCAAACCCGGATATGGTTGGACACACCGGCATCTGTGATGCGGCAGTAAAAGCGATTGAGACTGTGGACGGATGTGTGGGCAGAGCGGTAGAAGCCATCAAAAAGACAGACGGACAGATGTTTATCTGTGCTGACCACGGGAATGCAGAGCAGCTGGTGGATTATGTGACAGGAGCTCCGTTTACAGCCCATACAATCAACCAGGTACCGTTTATTTTAGTAAATTATAAGGACGGTGTGAAATTGAGAGAGGGCGGATGCCTGGCGGATATCGCGCCGACGCTGATCGAAATGATGGGACTTGAGCAGCCGGAAGATATGACCGGAAAATCTTTGTTAGTAAAATAA
- a CDS encoding histidinol-phosphatase HisJ family protein yields MIHSDFHLHTSHSSDSQASMESMILKAIDLGLTKICFTEHQDYGYPENKENFDFLVDLPSYKSELLSLKDKYNDRIKILFGAEIGLMPTTYDKCRDFARSDDFDFIIGSTHIVDQMDPYEPIYFETYPGKKGLLRYLEVILQNVKVYHDYCVYGHLDYAVRYCPDKNYQFIYQDYADLIEEILKTIIEDGKGIEVNTGGYKYGLGYPNPHPDILKRYLELGGEILTIGSDGHCPEHMAYDFPKLRELLTSLGFRFYTVFQNQSPEFIEL; encoded by the coding sequence ATGATTCATTCAGACTTTCATTTACATACCAGTCACTCTTCTGACTCACAGGCTTCAATGGAATCCATGATCTTAAAAGCCATAGACCTTGGTCTCACCAAAATCTGTTTTACAGAACATCAGGATTACGGTTATCCTGAAAATAAAGAAAATTTTGATTTTCTGGTGGATCTACCCTCATATAAATCTGAATTATTATCATTAAAAGACAAATACAATGACCGGATAAAGATTTTATTCGGCGCCGAAATCGGACTGATGCCGACAACTTATGACAAATGCCGGGATTTTGCCCGCTCTGATGATTTTGATTTCATCATCGGTTCTACTCATATTGTTGACCAAATGGATCCATATGAACCTATATATTTTGAAACATATCCTGGAAAAAAAGGTCTTTTAAGATATTTAGAGGTGATACTCCAGAATGTCAAAGTCTATCATGACTACTGCGTATATGGTCATCTGGACTATGCCGTGCGCTATTGTCCCGATAAAAACTATCAGTTTATCTATCAGGATTACGCCGATTTGATCGAAGAAATTTTAAAAACCATCATAGAAGACGGAAAAGGGATCGAGGTCAACACCGGCGGATATAAGTATGGTCTTGGATATCCGAACCCCCATCCAGATATTCTCAAACGCTATTTGGAACTGGGGGGAGAGATTCTGACGATCGGCTCTGACGGACACTGTCCGGAGCATATGGCATACGACTTTCCAAAGCTCCGGGAACTCCTCACTTCTCTCGGCTTCCGGTTCTATACCGTTTTCCAGAACCAGTCACCGGAATTTATTGAGCTTTAA
- the tpiA gene encoding triose-phosphate isomerase: MMRKTIVAGNWKMNKTPSETVALVNELKPLVASETSDVVFCVPAICIPAAIEAAKGSNINIGAENMYYEESGAYTGEIAPNMLTDLGVKYVIIGHSERREYFAETDETVNKKVLKAFEHGITPIVCCGETLAQREQGVTIDFVRQQIKIAFQGVTADQAKTAVIAYEPIWAIGTGKVATTEQAQEVCKAIRECIAEVYDQATADAIRIQYGGSVSAASAPELFAQDDIDGGLVGGASLKPDFGKIVNYK; this comes from the coding sequence ATTATGCGTAAAACAATCGTAGCAGGAAACTGGAAAATGAACAAAACACCTAGCGAGACAGTAGCTTTAGTAAATGAATTAAAGCCATTGGTAGCGAGTGAAACATCTGATGTAGTATTCTGCGTACCGGCAATCTGTATTCCGGCAGCGATCGAAGCTGCAAAAGGAAGCAACATCAACATCGGTGCTGAGAACATGTACTATGAAGAGAGCGGTGCTTACACAGGAGAGATCGCTCCAAACATGCTGACGGACTTAGGTGTAAAATATGTCATCATCGGACATTCAGAGAGAAGAGAATATTTCGCTGAGACAGATGAGACGGTTAATAAAAAAGTTTTAAAAGCTTTTGAACACGGAATCACTCCGATCGTTTGCTGCGGAGAAACTCTTGCTCAGAGAGAACAGGGCGTAACCATTGACTTTGTTCGCCAGCAGATCAAGATTGCATTCCAGGGTGTGACTGCAGATCAGGCAAAGACTGCTGTTATCGCTTACGAGCCAATCTGGGCAATCGGTACAGGAAAAGTTGCAACAACAGAGCAGGCTCAGGAAGTTTGTAAAGCGATCCGTGAGTGTATCGCAGAAGTGTATGATCAGGCTACTGCTGACGCCATCCGCATCCAGTACGGCGGTTCAGTGTCTGCTGCAAGCGCACCGGAATTATTCGCACAGGACGACATCGACGGAGGATTAGTCGGAGGAGCTTCTTTAAAACCGGACTTTGGTAAGATCGTAAATTATAAGTAG